From Lagopus muta isolate bLagMut1 chromosome 28, bLagMut1 primary, whole genome shotgun sequence, a single genomic window includes:
- the NPFF gene encoding pro-FMRFamide-related neuropeptide FF, whose product MAARSVLVLLLLLAGTASTSRACPEPPRPDPLPDGPGAAVPSGPSALSALLRSMGRSRHGAAPEPQPQRFPRGPGAPSWLSPRSWDPPSAPFWTMATPQRFGRRR is encoded by the exons aTGGCAGCGCGGTCGgtgttggtgctgctgctgctgttggccgGGACCGCCAGCACCTCCCGCGCGTGTCCCGAACCCCCCCGGCCCGATCCGCTCCCGGACGGTCCCGGTGCCGCCGTTCCGTCGGGTCCGTCCGCTCTGAGCGCGCTGCTCCGCTCCATGGGCCGCTCCCGGCACGGCGCTGCCCCGGAGCCGCAGCCGCAGAG GTTTCCCCGTGGGCCGGGGGCCCCTTCGTGGCTCAGCCCCCGCAGTTGGGATCCCCCGTCTGCTCCATTCTGGACCATGGCCACACCTCAGCGCTTCGGCCGCCGCCGCTGA
- the LOC125685504 gene encoding mucin-19-like: protein MHWELRGGTGSSLDALELLGGTGSSLDALGASWRHWELLGCTGSFLEALGAPWMHWELLGCTGSSLEALGSSVGALGASWGHWELLGMHWELLGCTGSSLDALGAPWRHWELRGGTGSSLRCTGSSLGCTGSSLRCTGSSLGCTGSSLDALGAPWMHWELLGMHWELIEMHWELLGCTGSFLGCTGSSLGGTGSSLEALELLGCTGSFLGCTGSSLGCTGSSLGCTGSFLGCTGSSLGCTGSSLGALGAPWDALGAPWRHWELLRMHWELLGGHWELLRMHWELLGCTGSFLDALGASWMHWELLGCTGSSWDALGAS, encoded by the exons ATGCACTGGGAGCTCCGGGGGGGCACTGGGAGCTCCTTGGATGCACTGGAGCTTCTTGGGGGCACTGGGAGCTCCTTGGATGCACTGGGAGCTTCTTGGAGGCACTGGGAGCTCCTTGGATGCACTGGGAGCTTCTTGGAGGCACTGGGAGCTCCTTGGATGCACTGGGAGCTCCTTGGATGCACTGGGAGCTCCTTGGAGGCACTGGGGAGCTCCGTGGGGGCACTGGGAGCTTCTTGGGGGCACTGGGAGCTTcttgggatgcactgggagctcCTTGGATGCACTGGGAGCTCCTTGGATGCACTGGGAGCTCCTTGGAGGCACTGGGAGCTCCGTGGGGGCACTGGGAGCTCATTGAGATGCACTGGGAGCTCcttgggatgcactgggagctcATTGAGATGCACTGGGAGCTCcttgggatgcactgggagctcCTTGGATGCACTGGGAGCTCCTT GGATGCACTGGGAGCTTcttgggatgcactgggagctcATTGAGATGCACTGGGAGCTCCTTGGATGCACTGGGAGCTTCTTAGGATGCACTGGGAGCTCCTtggggggcactgggagctCCTTGGAGGCACTGGAGCTCCTTGGATGCACTGGGAGCTTCTTAGGATGCACTGGGAGCTCcttgggatgcactgggagctcCTTAGGATGCACTGGGAGCTTcttgggatgcactgggagctccttgggatgcactgggagctccttgggggcactgggagctccttgggatgcactgggagctcCTTGGAGGCACTGGGAGCTTCTTAGGATGCACTGGGAGCTCCTTGGGGGCCACTGGGAGCTCCTTAGGATGCACTGGGAGCTTCTTGGATGCACTGGGAGCTTCTTGGATGCACTGGGAGCTTCTTGGATGCACTGGGAGCTCCTTGGATGCACTGGGAGCtcctgggatgcactgggagcaTCTTAG
- the LOC125685389 gene encoding maestro heat-like repeat family member 5, translating into MVRELLRLLEMAPLGLETESGTLTVAAATALYKLLQNLEYGPQLRLLFPELFVLLVIQLVSSGELGPLEATAITEEPFRPSAPTSAISMVMEALRLLLLCTDMDNLALCMETQDLWAQLLGAATWRNGLHSLNKVMLRKCQSQSSCIFSHLQNLLRFHQLQWREVPAMALYFEMWSCQGPRDDDSCTEKIFRKYIASKRPESRELALRGLQDLYAGRTQLLLPDVLRWLQDVRADVKLQAMRLLRGILAQHPASIPGALGQLAVLLLSCFNEDDVELRWRSMELFALLLEAPGRKQLLPEVERSLLPLFIHMNEDIPNVAQAAQNALIHAAKLLEWQQLQRLASMAEVWMIADCLLQKRGRFAELYLKQIVLHLHSPQAPVREAAVRFLGMLGRQLRHENQQMVLDIRKALQGAKEDT; encoded by the exons ATGGTGCGGGAGCTGCTGCGTCTGCTGGAGATGGCGCCGCTGGGCCTGGAGACCGAGAGCGGCACGCTTACCGTGGCC GCGGCCACGGCGCTCTATAAGCTCCTGCAGAACCTGGAGTACGGCCCGCAGCTGCGGCTGCTTTTCCCGGAGCTCTTTGTGCTGCTCGTCATCCAGTTGGTGTCCTCTGGGGAGCTCGGTCCTCTGGAGGCCACCGCCATCACGGAGGAGCCATTCCGCCCAAGTGCTCCCACCTCTGCCATCAG TATGGTGATGGAGGCGCTGCgccttttgctgctgtgcactgaCATGGACAACCTGGCGCTCTGCATGGAGACCCAAGACCTGTGGGCGCAGCTGCTGGGCGCTGCCACGTGGCGAAATGGCCTGCATTCCCTCAATAA GGTGATGCTGAGGAAATGCCAGAGTCAGAGCAGCTGCATCTTCAGCCACCTGCAGAACCTGCTGCGCTTCCACCAGCTGCAGTGGAGGGAGGTCCCGGCCATGGCGCTCTACTTCGAG ATGTGGAGCTGCCAGGGGCCCCGGGATGACGACTCCTGCACGGAGAAGATCTTCAGGAAATACATCGCCAGCAAACGGCCCGAGAGCAGAGAGCTGGCGCTGCGCGGCCTGCAGGACCTTTACGCCGGGAGGacgcagctcctgctgcccgACGTGCTGCGGTGGCTGCAGGACGTGCGGGCTGACGTCAAACTGCAGGCCATGCGTCTGCTGCGGGGCATCCTGGCACAGCACCCCGCCAGCATCCCAGGTGCGCTCGGCCAgctggccgtgctgctgctgtcctgcttcAACGAG GACGATGTGGAGCTGCGCTGGCGCTCCATGGAGCTCTTTGCGCTGCTGCTGGAGGCGCCGggcaggaagcagctgctgccagaggtGGAGAGGAGCCTGCTGCCGCTCTTCATCCACATGAATGAGGACATCCCCAACGTGGCCCAG gctgctcagaacGCTCTGATCCACGCCGCCAAGCTCCTGGAGTGGCAGCAACTGCAACGCTTGGCCAGCATGGCGGAGGTCTGGATGATCGCTGACTGCCTG ctgcagaagagggGCAGATTTGCGGAGCTGTACCTGAAGCAGATCGTGCTGCACCTGCACAGCCCCCAGGCGCCCGTGAGGGAGGCGGCCGTGCGCTTCCTGG GGATGCTGGGGCGGCAGCTGAGGCATGAGAACCAGCAGATGGTGTTGGACATCCGTAAAG ccctgcagggcgcCAAGGAGGACA CCTGA
- the LOC125685390 gene encoding maestro heat-like repeat family member 5, with protein sequence MPMCAAERYAMDNIEAFIRRTEPQNEEQKMKFLHSIRSICNTAAERNTVQELRVFCHQNNLVENIMVLLAEEPHEKLSSELRLQAMAAITALSKVEGVLEKKIPLFVVCFQSVFLLPSEQDLDTHLYSQTLWALDEMLDTLVFIHPTASIGEELRNVFQVLLPFTSMQNSAARQRAVGRIWKLSHLLAHHCQEKPHHSSGQSRSICYDEFHLPVLGQLVGSLILCCAFQEEKTQRCALSALRHLYTFILRRSRKKTAADRLHPLQTSRGAERGWRCVSCCSEQ encoded by the exons ATGCCCATGTGTGCTGCGGAGCGTTACGCGATGGACAACATCGAGGCCTTCATCCGGAGAACAGAG CCTCAGAATGAGGAGCAGAAGATGAAATTCCTGCACAGCATCCGCAGCATCTGCAACACCGCAGCGGAGAGGAACACGGTGCAGGAACTGCGCGTCTTCTGCCACCAGAACAATCTTGTGGAGAACATCATG gtgctgctggcagaggagcCGCACGAGAAGCTGAGCTCCGAACTGCGGCTGCAAGCGATGGCCGCCATCACCGCCCTCAG CAAGGTGGAAGGGGTGTTGGAGAAGAAGATCCCTCTCTTTGTTGTGTGCTTCCAGAGCGTCTTCCTGCTTCCTTCGGAGCAGGACCTGGACACTCACCTTTACTCTCAG ACTCTCTGGGCTCTGGATGAGATGCTGGACACCTTGGTGTTCATCCACCCCACTGCCAGCATTGGAGAGGAGCTGAGAAACGTCTTCCAG gtgctgctgcccttcacCTCCATGCAGAACTCGGCTGCGCGCCAGAGGGCAGTGGGGCGCATCTGGAAGCTGAGCCATTTGCTGGCGCATCACTGCCAGGAGAAG CCCCATCACTCCTCGGGACAGTCCAGATCCATCTGCTATGACGAGTTCCACCTGCCCGTGCTGGGGCAGCTGGTGGGAAGCCTCATCCTGTGCTGCGCCTTCCAGGAGGAGAAAACGCAGCGCTGTGCTTTGAGCGCCCTCCGTCACCTCTACACTTTTATCCTGCGGAGAAGCCGTAAGAAGACGGCCGCTGACCGCCTGCATCCATTGCAAACGTCCCGCGGGGCCGAGCGTGGATGGCGCTGCgtcagctgctgctcagagcagtga
- the LOC125685508 gene encoding LOW QUALITY PROTEIN: ADP-ribosylhydrolase ARH1-like (The sequence of the model RefSeq protein was modified relative to this genomic sequence to represent the inferred CDS: deleted 1 base in 1 codon) yields MTHHHPTGYLGRLGRGAVWGAGGPRGAPPRLWGAELLRVLPHAWDYVEGEGVNVGDNAAAWGFFGDSWHRYLDSRGLLPGRGPPPRSLPADPRGSRCRIPALGAGRLAGRSGHDAPMVALEALLAAGGSWEELAPRAVLHGGDSDSTGTIAAGCWGLRWGLSRVPPGMHRDIEYRQRLCQVAQRLHELAWGH; encoded by the exons ATGACCCACCACCACCCCACAg gaTACCTGGGGCGCCTTGGCCGTGGCGCTGTTTGGGGCGCTGGGGGTCCGCGGGGAGCCCCGCCGAGGTTGTGGGGAGCCGAGCTGCTGCGCGTCCTGCCCCACGCCTGGGATTACGTGGAGGGGGAAGGGGTGAACGTGGGGGACAACGCCGCTGCCTGGGGCTTCTTTGGGGACAGCTGGCATCG TTACCTGGACTCGCGCGGTCTCCTGCCTGGCCGCGGCCCCCCCCCGCGTTCCCTCCCTGCCGACCCCCGAGGATCGCGATGCCGAATACCTGCGCTGGGCGCTGGACGGCTGGCGGGACGCAGCGGGCACGACGCGCCCATGGTGGCCCTGGAGGCGCTGCTGGCGGCCGGGGGCAGCTGGGAGGAGCTG GCGCCCCGCGCTGTGCTGCACGGCGGCGACAGCGACTCCACCGGAACCATCGCCGCCGGCTGCTGGGGGCTGCGCTGGGGGCTGAGCCGCGTCCCGCCCGGGATGCATCGCGACATCGAGTATCGCCAGCGCCTGTGCCAGGTCGCGCAGCGCCTGCATGAGCTGGCCTGGGGGCACTGA
- the LOC125685513 gene encoding LOW QUALITY PROTEIN: RISC-loading complex subunit TARBP2-like (The sequence of the model RefSeq protein was modified relative to this genomic sequence to represent the inferred CDS: inserted 1 base in 1 codon), whose product MLASSPGKTPISLLQEYGTRIGRTPGYDLLKAEGQAHQPNFTFRVTVGDVSCTGGGPSKKAAKHKAAEVALKLLKGGEMLEPGAPEEPSSPFPXEPLAEPGPTATPQAPAVPPPAPRGAPPGGEGARAPPQSECNPVGALQELVVQKGWRLPEYTVTQESGPAHRKEFTMTCRVERFVEIGSGTSKKLAKRNAAAKMLVRIHNVPMEPREGSEAEVEEDQFCMAGPRLEGLRGRAPGCTWDSLRNSAGEKIVQLRSHPLAPMGAGACALLQELSEEQSFAISYLDIDALSLSGLHQCLVELSTQPATVCHGAASSRDGARSHAARNALQYLRIMAGGK is encoded by the exons ATGCTGGCCTCCAGCCCCGGGAAGACCCCCATCAGCCTCCTGCAGGAATATGGCACACGCATAGGGCGAACCCCGGGCTACGACCTGCTGAAGGCCGAGGGCCAGGCGCACCAGCCCAACTTCACCTTCCGTGTCACCGTCGGCGACGTCAGCTGCACCGGTGG GGGACCCAGCAAGAAGGCAGCGAAGCACAAAGCAGCGGAGGTGGCTCTGAAGTTGCTGAAGGGGGGGGAGATGCTGGAACCCGGCGCCCCAGAGGAGCCCAG CTCTCCTTTCC CAGAGCCCTTGGCAGAGCCcggccccacagccaccccccAGGCCCCCGCTGT cccccccccagctccca GGGGTGCCCCCCCTGGAGGTGAAGGCGCCCGTGCCCCCCCGCAATCAGAGTGTAACCCTGTGGGGGCTCTGCAG gaGTTGGTGGTGCAGAAGGGTTGGCGCCTGCCCGAATACACGGTGACCCAGGAGTCGGGGCCGGCGCACCGCAAGGAGTTCACCATGACGTGCCGCGTGGAGCGCTTTGTGGAGATCG GCAGTGGCACCTCGAAGAAGCTGGCAAAGCGAAACGCGGCCGCCAAGATGTTGGTGCGCATCCACAACGTCCCCATGGAGCCACGTGAGGGCAGCGAGGCTGAGGTGGAGGAGGATCAGTTCTGCATg GCCGGTCCTCGGCTGGAGGGGCTGCGAGGCCGCGCTCCGGGCTGCACGTGGGATTCGCTGCGTAACTCCGCGGGCGAAAAGATCGTGCAGCTGAGGAGCCACCCGttggcacccatgggtgctggcGCCTGCgcgctgctgcaggagctgtcaGAGGAGCAGAGCTTCGCCATCAGCTACCTCGACATCG ATGCGCTCAGTCTCAGCGGGCTGCACCAATGCCTGGTCGAGTTGTCCACACAGCCGGCCACCGTCTGCCACGGCGCCGCCTCCTCCCGCGATGGCGCCCGCTCCCACGCCGCCCGCAACGCCCTGCAGTACCTCCGCATCATGGCGGGGGGTAAatga